One Triticum dicoccoides isolate Atlit2015 ecotype Zavitan chromosome 5B, WEW_v2.0, whole genome shotgun sequence genomic window carries:
- the LOC119308363 gene encoding U3 small nucleolar ribonucleoprotein protein MPP10-like has protein sequence MAMDLDETLAAEKGEVALQQLRRADPSVYLAPSADLAAAARAALKHFHSSLSVVSPVQPPPLPNLLAGPNFDAEQIWSQSELLSRPLLPHLHRQLRRLEHQPPAQPSAAPPPSKPAEAEEDPSDEEEDGEGDESEEEDAGGLEDTNDELESEEGEDEETEELGAKAGNGVEDRFLKMKDLEKFMEEGEEQEYGGGSKGGEKKKANVNLMEDDSDEEDVDEDDGGDDEDDDLDLEDFESDDEEGAGKSGGDLKYEDFFEESRKQQVKKRNGFTKKVHFKDELHEMEVDDIEKDDVNDGPALEDEQGLSTHEKGLLKMRNQIDLMEKASLEPSKWIMQGEVDASRRPKNSALEVDLDFEHNVRPAPVITEEVTASLEEMIKKRIAEGHFDDVEKPSTLPYKAPKQQREMDENKSKKGLAEHYEDEFKEKTGIAPATLAISDELKNEANDLFKRICLKLDALSHFHFAPKPVIEDMSIQVNVPALAMEEVAPVAVSDAAMLAPEEVFEGKGDIKEDAELTQAERKRRRANKKRRYAESHKERPTKLRKENSVANI, from the exons ATGGCCATGGATTTGGACGAGACGCTTGCCGCGGAGAAGGGCGAGGTGGCGCTGCAGCAGCTGCGGCGCGCCGACCCGTCCGTCTACCTCGCCCCGTccgccgacctcgccgccgccgcccgggcggCTCTGAAGCACTTCCACTCCTCGCTCTCCGTTGTCTCCCCCGTGCAGCCGCcgcccctccccaacctcctcgcCGGCCCCAACTTCGACGCCGAGCAGATTTGGTCCCAGAGCGAGCTGCTCTCCCGCCCCCTCCTCCCCCACCTCCACCgccagctccgccgcctcgagcacCAACCGCCTGCGCAGCCGTCGGCTGCTCCTCCGCCGTCCAAGCCCGCTGAAGCCGAGGAGGACCCGTCagacgaggaggaggatggagagggTGACGAATCGGAGGAGGAGGATGCGGGTGGCCTGGAGGACACGAATGACGAGTTGGAATCGGAGGAGGGGGAGGATGAAGAAACGGAGGAGCTAGGGGCGAAGGCAGGGAACGGGGTGGAGGACAGGTTCCTGAAGATGAAGGACCTGGAAAAGTttatggaggagggggaggagcaggagTACGGTGGGGGTTCcaagggaggagagaagaaaaaggCAAATGTGAACTTGATGGAGGACGATAGTGATGAGGAGGATGTGGATGAAGATGATGggggtgatgatgaagatgacgatttGGAT TTGGAAGATTTTGAGTCTGATGATGAAGAGGGTGCAGGGAAATCCGGCGGAGATCTAAA GTATGAGGATTTTTTTGAGGAAAGCCGTAAGCAACAAGTCAAGAAGAGAAATGGTTTCACAAAGAAAGTCCACTTCAAGGATGAATTGCATGAAATGGAAGTGGATGACATTGAGAAGGATGATGTAAATGATGGCCCAGCATTAGAG GATGAACAAGGTCTTTCAACTCATGAAAAGGGGCTCTTGAAGATGCGTAACCAAATAGACCTAATGGAGAAAGCTAGTCTTGAACCCAGTAAATGGATCATGCAGGGAGAG GTTGATGCTTCCAGGAGGCCCAAAAATAGTGCCCTGGAAGTGGATCTTGATTTTGAGCATAATGTAAGACCTGCCCCAGTAATCACGGAGGAAGTCACAGCTTCTCTCGAGGAGATGATAAAGAAAAGAATTGCGGAG GGTCATTTTGATGATGTTGAGAAGCCTTCAACCTTGCCGTATAAAGCTCCAAAGCAGCAAAGGGAGATG GATGAAAACAAGAGCAAAAAGGGTCTTGCTGAACATTATGAG GATGAGTTTAAGGAAAAAACTGGCATTGCACCTGCCACACTTGCTATTTCAGATGAACTGAAGAATGAG GCAAATGATTTGTTTAAGAGGATATGCTTGAAGTTGGATGCGCTCTCTCATTTCCACTTTGCCCCAAAGCCG GTCATTGAGGATATGTCTATACAAGTTAATGTACCTGCTCTAGCAATGGAAGAG gtTGCACCTGTAGCTGTTTCAGATGCCGCAATGCTCGCTCCTGAAGAAGTTTTTGAAGGGAAAGGTGATATTAAAGAAGACGCGGAGCTTACACAAGCTGAGCGCAAAAGAAGGAGAGCCAACAAGAAGAGGAGATATGCAG AATCGCACAAGGAGAGGCCAACCAAGCTGCGGAAAGAAAACTCAGTTGCGAACATATAG